The region TCTATGGTGCAGGTTTTCGTTTTCTTCATCATGCTCATTTTTAACATTTTTCCAGCACTATTGCCGCATTACACCCTCCAAAACCTGATGCCGTTTTCAAAATATATCTGATGGTGGCAGGCTGATTTTCTTTAATGATATTCAAAGGCTGGGATACGCCGTTTTCCTCAAAGTTCTTTGATGGAATTAAGGTTCCATGAAGTGCACTTTCCATGGAGATAATGCTTTCCAGCAGACCTGAAGCGCCAAGGCAATGTCCGTAATAACCTTTCATACTGTTCAGAGGGACATGTTGCAGCTCCATTCTGTTGAAAGCAATGGCTTCCATTTCGTCATTATATAAAGTAGCCGTTCCGTGGGCTGAGATAAAATCAATCTGTTCCGGAGAAACCTGAGCCTCTGTCATGGCATTTCTGATGCTTCCGTATAAGCCGTCTCCGGTTCTTGAAGGGCCTGAGATATGGTTAGCATCATTGATTGCAGAATCTCCCAGTACCTTGAATCTGAATTTCCCGTTTTGTGAGGTACTTTCTTCAGCAGTCACGTAAACTGCTGCGGCAGCTTCCCCGATATTAATTCCATCCCTGTTTTTATCGTAAGGTTGGCAGGGCCCTGAACCTATAGCCTGGAATGAATTGAATCCTGAGATGACAAATTCAGAAAGCTCATCGCCGGCAATCACAAAGGCATCCTTATATCTTCCTGCCTGGATCATATTCTTGGCAACAGCAATAGCCATAACGCCGGATACACAGGCATTGGAAATCACGATAGGTTTTGTTTTAAATCCGAAAAAATCAGCTGTTTTCTGTGCTAATGCTGAAAGATAAACCCCGTCCGGTAATCCGGTCTGGTTTTTTAACAAGCTGATATTTCCTTTTGTTGTGGAAAGGATTAAAGCTGTGTCTTCTTTTATAGCATGTTTTTCAATCAGCGGTTTTAAGCTTACAAAAAGCATCTTTTCAAGCCTTGTGGTGTTTGGACCGGTATGAGCCCCAAACAAGCTGTTGAATTCCTGATCAAGTTTTTCAGTGCTGATCATAGACGCATAAAAAGGATCCTGATTATCTATGATCTGATGTAAAGCAACTCCTGAATGTCCTTCTAACAGGGCCTTCCAGTTTGTCTCTACATTGAATCCCAGGGGTGTTACACAATTGTAGTCTGTGATGTAGATTTGCTTTTTCATGATAATCCCATTTTATCTTTCCAGGTTTGAAAAAATTCCGGATTGTACAGGCATAAGCTTCCGTTGCTGTCCAGAAATACCTGAATGGTTTCCCCGCTGCACACCAATTGATCTTCTTTGTTGAAAAGCTCGTATTTATAGATAAGCTTGGCTGAAACGGAGTTCACGAAAGTAGTAACGATCCTGAAGGTTTCACCGTACTTTAAAGGAAGAAAATGTTCACAGGTGCTCTTCACGATCGGAGTTACATATCCTGCATTCTGAATATCGAGATAAGTAAGACCATGCTGACGTCCGAAAGCCTCTCTGCCGTCTTCAAAATAAACGATGTAATGGCCATGCCATACAATTCCCAATGGATCTGTTTCATTGAAACGTACTCTTACTTCCTCGGTACAGGTTAATAATATATTTTCGTTAGACTGCATTTTGTTTCTTTTCGTAAAAAATAGAAATGGCTACGGTAGCTATATAAAATAAAAACAGGAATACCAGTTCTTTAGCGATACCTCCAATCCCGCTGTTTCTTAAAATAATATCGTAATAGGCATTCAGTCCCCAGTTCATGGGAGAGAACTTTGCTATGGTCTGCATGAATTCAGGCATTAAGAATACCGGAACCCAGATTCCCCCGATAGCAGCCAAAACCACTACGGAAGTAGCTCCGAATGGTGCCGACTGTTCCTGGGTATCTGCAATAGTCCCCAGCAATACCCCAAATCCGATGGCTGCAAGACCCGCAAATAAAGTTACTGTGATGAGCTGAACCATTTTTCCGGATACGTCAAATGCCGGAAGATCCATATAAGGGAAAAGGTAAATCCCTACGGCTACCATCAGTAAAAACTGAATGATGCAGATGATAAGATAGGTAAATGTTTTTCCTAAAATGTGCACAAAATAAGGGGTAGGGCTGATTCTTGCCCTTACACTGGTACCCTGGCTTTTTTCTTTAACAAGATTAATGGACAACGGCACTACGATGAAGAAGATCGCAAAAAGCGTCCATGCAGGAACATTATGCTGAACGGAATTCGGCATGGTATCCATTTCTCCTTTTTTGGGAGTGATCTCTTTAAAGCTGATCAGGTTTTTATTTTCATCAAGATTTTCTGTTGTCCCCAGCTGATCCTGGAATGCCTTGTAGATCTTTTTATTTTCGATCTCAAAGACCATTTTGTTGACCGAGTTCATCACAGAGTTTTTGAATCCTGCATTGGTAGCCGGGTCAAAGTATAAATGGATCTCCCTGGCTTTTGGAGGCTGTATTTTTGTTTTGGCAGAATCACCTTCCAACCCGAATGAACTGACAATCGTCTGAACTTTGGAATCGATATTGGCATTTAAATCCCTGGTTAAATTTTCGGGAATCACGATGGCCATCTGATAATCTCCGGAAAATACTGCATCCTGGGCTGACTTCTCATTGTAATTGGTCAGCAGCTGGAAGGTCTTGCTGTTTTCCAGCTCTCCTTTTATATTTTTTGAAACCTCAGATTTATCATTATCAATAAAAATGATCGGGATTTTTGATCCTTCAAGATTTTTGAAGGTAGAATCCTGGATCAGGGTAATGGTAACGATCAGAAGCAGCGGCATAACGAAGATGATCACAATTCCGCCGATATCCCTCTTCAGAAGAAGAATTTCTTTAATAAAACTTCTCCACAGTTTATACAACAACATCTCTTAATTCTTTTCCGGTTAATGAAATGAAAACATCTTCAAGGTTTTCCGCATTGGCAATTTGTGCAACAAGCTCTTCGGGAGTTCCTACAGCATGAATTTTTCCATGATCAATGATGGCGATTTTCGTACAGAACTCTTCTGCTTCCGAAAGGTGATGGGAAGTATAAATGATGCAGGTTCCTTGCTTATTCAAATCCAATAAATAGTCTATAATT is a window of Chryseobacterium arthrosphaerae DNA encoding:
- a CDS encoding acyl-CoA thioesterase, which encodes MQSNENILLTCTEEVRVRFNETDPLGIVWHGHYIVYFEDGREAFGRQHGLTYLDIQNAGYVTPIVKSTCEHFLPLKYGETFRIVTTFVNSVSAKLIYKYELFNKEDQLVCSGETIQVFLDSNGSLCLYNPEFFQTWKDKMGLS
- a CDS encoding beta-ketoacyl synthase N-terminal-like domain-containing protein, with the translated sequence MKKQIYITDYNCVTPLGFNVETNWKALLEGHSGVALHQIIDNQDPFYASMISTEKLDQEFNSLFGAHTGPNTTRLEKMLFVSLKPLIEKHAIKEDTALILSTTKGNISLLKNQTGLPDGVYLSALAQKTADFFGFKTKPIVISNACVSGVMAIAVAKNMIQAGRYKDAFVIAGDELSEFVISGFNSFQAIGSGPCQPYDKNRDGINIGEAAAAVYVTAEESTSQNGKFRFKVLGDSAINDANHISGPSRTGDGLYGSIRNAMTEAQVSPEQIDFISAHGTATLYNDEMEAIAFNRMELQHVPLNSMKGYYGHCLGASGLLESIISMESALHGTLIPSKNFEENGVSQPLNIIKENQPATIRYILKTASGFGGCNAAIVLEKC
- a CDS encoding ABC transporter permease, whose protein sequence is MLLYKLWRSFIKEILLLKRDIGGIVIIFVMPLLLIVTITLIQDSTFKNLEGSKIPIIFIDNDKSEVSKNIKGELENSKTFQLLTNYNEKSAQDAVFSGDYQMAIVIPENLTRDLNANIDSKVQTIVSSFGLEGDSAKTKIQPPKAREIHLYFDPATNAGFKNSVMNSVNKMVFEIENKKIYKAFQDQLGTTENLDENKNLISFKEITPKKGEMDTMPNSVQHNVPAWTLFAIFFIVVPLSINLVKEKSQGTSVRARISPTPYFVHILGKTFTYLIICIIQFLLMVAVGIYLFPYMDLPAFDVSGKMVQLITVTLFAGLAAIGFGVLLGTIADTQEQSAPFGATSVVVLAAIGGIWVPVFLMPEFMQTIAKFSPMNWGLNAYYDIILRNSGIGGIAKELVFLFLFYIATVAISIFYEKKQNAV